In Streptococcus sp. SN-1, a single genomic region encodes these proteins:
- the cdaA gene encoding diadenylate cyclase CdaA, translating to MNFQQLSNLQYWTSLFSSPWSIAINLFDILIVTYVLYRFTKAIAGTKIMILVRGVVIFVLAQVVANILGLTTISWLINQIITYGVIAAVVIFSPEIRTGLERLGRATDFFSTTQISAEEKMIRAFVKSVEYMSPRKIGALVAIQRVRTLQEYIATGIPLDANISAELLINIFIPNTPLHDGAVIIRENRIAVTSAYLPLTESTGISKEFGTRHRAAIGLSEVSDALTFIVSEETGGISITYNGVFKHDLTIEEFEAELRTILLPAVEEKASFKDRLLGGWKYEKK from the coding sequence ATGAACTTTCAACAATTATCCAACCTGCAATATTGGACTAGCTTGTTTTCTAGTCCTTGGAGTATCGCCATCAATCTGTTTGATATTTTGATTGTGACCTATGTTTTGTATCGTTTTACAAAAGCGATAGCTGGCACTAAGATTATGATTTTGGTGCGTGGGGTCGTGATCTTTGTATTAGCTCAGGTTGTGGCCAATATCCTTGGTTTAACAACGATTTCTTGGTTGATTAATCAGATTATTACCTATGGGGTCATTGCTGCGGTTGTTATCTTCTCTCCAGAGATTCGGACTGGTTTGGAACGCTTGGGAAGGGCGACAGATTTCTTTTCTACTACTCAAATTAGTGCAGAAGAGAAAATGATTCGTGCCTTTGTTAAGTCAGTTGAATACATGAGTCCCCGTAAGATTGGTGCTTTGGTTGCCATTCAACGGGTTCGGACCTTACAAGAATACATTGCGACAGGGATTCCTTTGGATGCCAATATTTCAGCTGAACTCCTTATTAATATCTTTATCCCCAACACTCCCCTACACGATGGTGCTGTGATTATCAGAGAAAATCGGATTGCAGTGACCTCTGCCTATCTGCCCTTGACAGAAAGTACAGGAATTTCCAAGGAATTTGGGACCAGACACCGGGCGGCTATCGGTTTATCAGAAGTGTCCGATGCCTTGACTTTCATCGTGTCAGAGGAAACAGGTGGTATTTCTATTACTTACAATGGGGTTTTCAAGCATGATTTGACGATTGAAGAATTTGAAGCAGAGCTACGAACAATTCTTTTGCCAGCTGTTGAGGAAAAAGCCAGTTTCAAGGACCGTTTGCTAGGAGGTTGGAAATATGAGAAAAAATAG
- a CDS encoding YbbR-like domain-containing protein has product MRKNSLYIISSLFFACVLFVYATSTNFQNSNTARQVKSETYTNTITNVPIDIHYDDDQYFISGFASEVSVILTGANRVTLASEMQESTRKFKVTADLTDASVGTIEVPLTIENLPSGLTAVATPQKITVKVGKKVKRDGMLVVPQVDQSQIDPKLQLDSVTVSNERVSVTTDQETLAKIDRIIALLPTSERITGNYSGSVPLQAIDRNGVVLPVVITPFDTTMKVTTKPVAPSSSASNSTTSSSSETSSSTKATSSKTN; this is encoded by the coding sequence ATGAGAAAAAATAGTCTATATATCATTTCATCTCTCTTTTTTGCTTGTGTCTTATTCGTTTATGCAACGTCGACCAACTTTCAAAATAGCAATACCGCAAGGCAGGTCAAATCAGAAACCTACACCAATACGATAACGAACGTTCCTATCGATATTCACTATGATGATGACCAGTATTTCATTAGCGGATTTGCATCAGAGGTTTCCGTGATATTAACCGGAGCCAATCGTGTGACCTTGGCCAGTGAAATGCAGGAAAGCACTCGTAAGTTTAAGGTCACAGCGGATTTGACAGATGCTAGTGTTGGAACGATTGAAGTTCCTTTGACCATTGAAAATCTTCCTAGCGGATTGACCGCTGTGGCTACACCTCAAAAGATCACAGTGAAAGTTGGGAAGAAGGTTAAGCGAGATGGGATGCTTGTTGTGCCACAAGTTGACCAAAGCCAGATTGATCCGAAGCTACAACTTGATAGTGTAACCGTGTCAAATGAACGGGTTTCTGTCACAACTGACCAGGAAACATTAGCTAAAATCGATCGGATTATTGCACTTTTACCAACCAGCGAACGCATTACAGGTAATTACAGTGGTTCGGTACCTTTGCAGGCGATCGATCGCAACGGGGTAGTCTTACCAGTAGTGATCACTCCGTTTGATACAACAATGAAGGTCACTACAAAACCAGTAGCACCAAGTTCAAGCGCATCAAATTCAACTACAAGCAGTTCGTCGGAGACATCTTCGTCAACGAAAGCAACTAGTTCAAAAACGAATTAA
- the glmM gene encoding phosphoglucosamine mutase, whose protein sequence is MGKYFGTDGVRGEANVELTPELAFKLGRFGGYVLSQHETEAQKVFVGRDTRISGEMLESALVAGLLSVGIHVYKLGVLATPAVAYLVKTEGASAGVMISASHNPAFDNGIKFFGGDGFKLDDEKEAEIEALLDAVEDTLPRPSAEGLGTLVDYPEGLRKYEGYLVSTGTPLEGMKVALDTANGAASTSARQIFADLGAQLMVIGETPDGLNINLNVGSTHPEALQEVVKESGSAIGLAFDGDSDRLIAVDENGDIVDGDKIMYIIGKYLSEKGQLAQNTIVTTVMSNLGFHKALDREGINKAVTAVGDRYVVEEMRKSGYNLGGEQSGHVILMDYNTTGDGQLSAVQLTKIMKETGKSLSELAAEVTIYPQKLVNIRVENAMKEKAMEVPVIKAIIEKMEAEMAGNGRILVRPSGTEPLLRVMAEAPTTEEVDYYVDTIADVVRAEIGID, encoded by the coding sequence ATGGGTAAATATTTTGGGACTGATGGAGTCCGTGGGGAAGCTAACGTAGAACTAACACCAGAATTGGCTTTTAAGTTAGGACGTTTTGGAGGCTATGTTCTCAGCCAACATGAAACGGAAGCACAGAAAGTCTTTGTGGGACGTGACACACGTATTTCAGGGGAAATGCTAGAATCTGCCTTGGTGGCAGGTCTTCTTTCAGTTGGTATTCACGTATACAAACTAGGCGTTCTGGCAACACCAGCAGTAGCTTACTTGGTTAAAACTGAAGGTGCAAGTGCCGGTGTCATGATTTCTGCCAGCCACAATCCAGCCTTTGATAATGGAATCAAGTTCTTTGGTGGTGATGGTTTCAAACTGGATGACGAAAAAGAAGCAGAAATTGAAGCCTTGCTAGATGCTGTGGAAGATACTCTTCCTCGTCCAAGTGCAGAAGGTTTGGGAACTTTGGTAGATTATCCAGAAGGCTTGCGTAAGTATGAAGGCTATCTGGTTTCAACAGGAACTCCTCTTGAAGGAATGAAGGTTGCCTTGGATACAGCTAATGGAGCAGCTTCTACAAGTGCCCGTCAAATCTTTGCTGATCTCGGTGCTCAATTGATGGTTATCGGGGAAACTCCAGACGGTCTTAACATCAACCTCAATGTTGGTTCTACACACCCAGAAGCCCTTCAAGAAGTGGTCAAAGAAAGCGGGTCAGCTATCGGTTTGGCCTTTGACGGAGACAGTGACCGTTTGATTGCTGTCGATGAGAATGGCGACATCGTCGATGGTGATAAGATTATGTACATCATCGGGAAATACCTTTCTGAAAAAGGACAATTGGCCCAAAATACAATTGTGACAACTGTTATGTCTAATCTTGGTTTCCACAAGGCCTTGGACCGTGAAGGTATTAACAAGGCAGTCACTGCAGTCGGCGACCGCTACGTTGTTGAAGAAATGAGAAAATCAGGCTACAACCTTGGTGGTGAACAGTCTGGTCACGTCATCTTGATGGATTACAATACAACTGGTGATGGTCAATTATCAGCAGTCCAATTGACGAAAATCATGAAGGAAACTGGTAAGAGCTTGTCAGAGTTGGCCGCAGAAGTAACCATCTATCCACAAAAATTAGTCAATATCCGAGTGGAAAATGCCATGAAGGAAAAGGCTATGGAAGTGCCAGTTATCAAGGCAATTATCGAGAAGATGGAAGCTGAAATGGCAGGGAATGGCCGTATCCTTGTTCGCCCAAGTGGGACAGAACCCCTTTTGCGTGTCATGGCAGAAGCACCTACAACAGAAGAAGTGGACTACTATGTTGATACCATCGCTGATGTAGTTCGAGCTGAAATCGGGATTGACTAA
- a CDS encoding DUF1149 family protein, with protein sequence MNLKREQEFVSQYHFDARNFEWENENGAPETKVDVNFQLLQHDQENQVTSLIVILTFMIVFDKFVISGTISQVNHIDGRIVNEPSELSQEEVETLARPCLNMLNRLTYEVTEIALDLPGINLEF encoded by the coding sequence ATGAATCTTAAACGTGAACAAGAATTTGTTAGTCAGTATCATTTTGATGCGCGTAATTTTGAATGGGAAAATGAAAATGGAGCTCCTGAAACCAAGGTAGATGTGAATTTCCAATTACTCCAACATGATCAAGAAAATCAAGTGACTTCTTTAATTGTCATCTTGACCTTTATGATTGTATTTGATAAGTTTGTCATTAGTGGCACTATTTCACAGGTGAACCATATCGATGGCCGTATTGTCAATGAACCAAGTGAATTGAGTCAAGAAGAAGTGGAAACCTTGGCTCGTCCATGTTTGAACATGCTCAATCGTTTGACTTACGAAGTAACTGAAATTGCATTAGACTTACCAGGAATCAATTTGGAGTTCTAA